Proteins from a single region of Acidobacteriota bacterium:
- a CDS encoding bifunctional 5,10-methylenetetrahydrofolate dehydrogenase/5,10-methenyltetrahydrofolate cyclohydrolase, translating into MAARILDGTSVAASIRDELRPRIAAITAAMGRPPGLGIVLAGHDPASEIYVRNKVKKAEEIGLHAELIRVEADSPVQDVLDVVVRLNGRNDIDGVLVQSPLPEGMGEDAEIRVVDAIDPAKDVDGFTTVNVGRLVQNRGGLAACTPTGVIEILERYGVPIKGAHAVVIGRSDIVGKPMALMLLHRHATVTICHSRTRDLPGIARTADILVAAIGKPAFVTRDFIKPGAVVVDVGTTQVTDPALVEALFAPESPRRAAFTRNGSLVVGDVHPAVAEVAGALTPVPGGVGPLTIALLLANTVRAAEARSVR; encoded by the coding sequence ATGGCCGCGCGCATCCTCGATGGGACCTCGGTCGCTGCCTCGATTCGGGACGAGCTCAGGCCCCGGATCGCGGCCATCACGGCCGCGATGGGTCGGCCGCCAGGCTTGGGCATCGTGCTGGCTGGCCACGATCCGGCTTCCGAGATCTACGTGCGGAACAAGGTGAAAAAGGCCGAGGAGATCGGCCTTCATGCCGAACTGATCCGCGTCGAAGCCGACAGCCCGGTGCAGGACGTCCTCGATGTGGTCGTTCGTCTCAACGGCCGGAACGACATCGACGGGGTCCTGGTCCAGTCGCCGCTCCCGGAGGGCATGGGCGAGGATGCTGAGATCCGCGTCGTTGACGCGATCGATCCGGCGAAGGACGTGGACGGATTTACCACCGTCAATGTCGGGCGGCTCGTGCAGAACCGCGGCGGCCTCGCTGCCTGCACCCCCACCGGCGTCATCGAGATCCTCGAACGCTACGGCGTGCCCATCAAGGGCGCGCACGCAGTCGTCATCGGCCGCAGCGACATCGTGGGAAAGCCGATGGCCCTGATGCTGCTGCACCGCCACGCGACCGTCACGATCTGTCACTCGCGGACGCGCGACCTGCCGGGAATCGCGCGAACGGCCGACATTCTCGTCGCGGCGATTGGCAAGCCGGCGTTTGTGACGCGCGATTTCATCAAGCCTGGCGCCGTCGTCGTCGATGTCGGTACGACGCAGGTGACCGACCCCGCGCTGGTCGAGGCGCTGTTTGCGCCGGAATCGCCGAGGCGTGCGGCATTCACGAGAAACGGATCGCTTGTTGTCGGCGATGTGCATCCTGCCGTCGCTGAGGTGGCCGGCGCGTTGACACCCGTGCCGGGCGGCGTCGGGCCGCTGACGATCGCCCTGCTCCTCGCCAACACCGTGCGGGCCGCCGAGGCTCGCTCAGTCAGGTAG
- a CDS encoding potassium channel protein yields MSKGDWFSRVRGPWLAVALLLAVLIGGTIGYAVLEGWSLWDGFYMTATTITTVGFGEVHPLTRAGQVFTVCVIVAGVGTAFYAFALLASLVVEGGLHQRLERRRRQRMLEQLRDHFIVCGYGRIGSTIAEEFRRQHVPFVVIERDPERVHEVIEQHGLAVLADASSDDVLRRVGIDRARGLIAAVGTDAENVYAVMAARDIRPDLYIIGRAETEDAERKLLRAGANRVVSPYRIGARELAQTALRPAVVDFFELATRSGNLELAIEQVTIADDSGLVGKTIMEANVRQRFGLIVVGIQRRAGRMEFNPPADAVMQAGDQLVVLGRTDGLRELEAVAAQAA; encoded by the coding sequence ATGTCGAAGGGCGACTGGTTCAGCCGGGTCCGCGGGCCGTGGCTGGCCGTCGCCCTTTTGCTTGCGGTGCTGATCGGCGGGACGATAGGCTACGCGGTTCTCGAAGGCTGGTCCCTGTGGGACGGGTTCTACATGACCGCGACGACCATCACGACGGTCGGGTTCGGGGAAGTGCATCCGCTTACGCGGGCGGGCCAGGTCTTTACGGTCTGCGTGATCGTCGCTGGCGTCGGGACGGCGTTCTACGCGTTCGCGCTGCTGGCGTCACTCGTGGTCGAGGGAGGGCTGCACCAGCGCCTTGAGCGCCGGCGGCGGCAGCGTATGCTCGAACAACTGCGCGATCACTTCATTGTGTGCGGGTACGGCCGGATCGGCAGCACCATCGCCGAGGAATTCCGCCGGCAGCACGTGCCCTTCGTGGTCATCGAACGCGATCCGGAACGCGTGCACGAGGTCATCGAACAGCACGGTCTCGCGGTGCTGGCCGACGCGAGCAGCGATGACGTGCTGAGGCGCGTGGGCATCGACAGGGCACGGGGATTGATCGCCGCGGTCGGGACCGACGCCGAGAACGTGTACGCCGTGATGGCCGCCCGCGACATCCGGCCGGATCTGTACATCATCGGCCGGGCCGAGACCGAGGACGCTGAGCGTAAGCTTCTGCGCGCGGGCGCCAACCGAGTCGTGTCGCCGTACCGGATCGGCGCGCGGGAACTCGCGCAGACGGCGCTCCGCCCTGCCGTTGTCGACTTCTTCGAACTCGCGACTCGATCCGGCAACCTCGAACTCGCCATCGAACAGGTCACCATCGCCGACGACAGCGGGCTGGTCGGCAAGACGATTATGGAGGCCAATGTGCGTCAGCGGTTCGGCCTCATCGTGGTGGGGATCCAGCGCCGGGCCGGACGAATGGAGTTCAACCCTCCGGCGGACGCGGTGATGCAGGCTGGAGACCAGCTGGTCGTGCTCGGCCGCACCGACGGACTTCGCGAACTCGAAGCGGTCGCGGCGCAGGCCGCTTGA
- the accB gene encoding acetyl-CoA carboxylase biotin carboxyl carrier protein, with product MNVDEIRSILELVREHDLTEFELEVDGTKIKVKKAGAPQVVHVQSGPSYPALPAVAAGVVPLAVARPAEARPASSTEPVGADMAIVKSPIVGTFYRAPEPGAPPFVETGAHVKKGQVLCIIEAMKLMNEIESDYDGEIVAVYVENAQAVQYGERLFAVKVK from the coding sequence ATGAATGTCGACGAGATTCGTAGCATCCTCGAGCTGGTGCGTGAGCACGATCTGACCGAGTTCGAGCTCGAGGTGGATGGGACCAAGATCAAGGTCAAGAAGGCGGGCGCCCCACAGGTCGTTCACGTGCAAAGCGGGCCGTCCTACCCGGCACTGCCAGCCGTGGCGGCCGGGGTCGTTCCGCTGGCCGTCGCACGGCCTGCCGAAGCCCGCCCGGCGTCGAGCACCGAACCTGTTGGCGCGGACATGGCCATCGTCAAGTCGCCCATTGTCGGGACCTTTTACCGGGCGCCCGAACCCGGGGCGCCGCCGTTTGTCGAAACTGGCGCACACGTGAAGAAGGGCCAGGTGCTCTGCATCATCGAAGCGATGAAGCTGATGAACGAGATCGAGAGCGACTACGACGGCGAGATCGTCGCCGTGTACGTGGAGAACGCCCAGGCGGTGCAGTACGGAGAACGTCTGTTCGCTGTCAAGGTGAAGTGA
- the thiE gene encoding thiamine phosphate synthase yields MSAQPRIPNPETRFPALYAIVDAEVAARFGWTVTDLAGAFIDGGARLIQLRAKRASGRDFLRWAGEVVGRGRSAGARIIINDRVDVAVMATADGVHVGQDDLPPRRTRDWLGASALIGLSTYTDNQIAEGVTEPISYLAVGPVFASGTKDTGYPAGGLDLVRRAALVLADYATETHTTRLPLVAIGGITLDSAPDVIGAGADSVAIVSDLLSTGDPAGRARAFLSQLASR; encoded by the coding sequence GTGAGCGCCCAACCCCGAATCCCGAACCCCGAAACCCGATTCCCGGCCCTCTATGCCATCGTCGATGCCGAGGTCGCGGCGCGTTTCGGATGGACCGTGACCGATCTGGCCGGTGCCTTCATCGATGGCGGCGCTCGGTTGATTCAACTCCGAGCCAAACGCGCATCCGGACGGGACTTCCTGCGATGGGCCGGGGAGGTGGTCGGCCGCGGCCGGTCAGCCGGGGCGCGCATCATCATCAACGACCGCGTCGATGTTGCCGTGATGGCGACCGCTGATGGGGTGCACGTCGGACAAGACGACCTGCCGCCGCGACGAACGCGCGACTGGCTTGGCGCCAGCGCGCTGATCGGGCTCTCGACTTACACCGACAATCAGATCGCAGAGGGTGTGACAGAACCGATCTCGTACCTGGCGGTGGGACCGGTATTTGCCAGCGGCACGAAAGACACCGGCTATCCCGCGGGAGGATTGGATCTGGTGCGACGGGCTGCGCTGGTCCTCGCCGATTACGCCACCGAGACACACACGACCCGACTGCCGTTGGTCGCCATCGGCGGCATCACGCTTGACTCCGCTCCGGACGTAATTGGCGCGGGTGCCGATTCGGTGGCGATTGTCTCCGACCTGTTGTCGACGGGCGATCCCGCCGGCCGGGCGAGGGCCTTTCTGTCCCAGCTGGCATCTCGGTAG
- a CDS encoding Xaa-Pro peptidase family protein, with protein sequence MPNLTADLLQDRHERVRRRFDADRLDALIVTHLPNVRYLTGFSGSAAIVVLTSDELIFITDGRYVTAVRESVAPVCPTLRLVPVDPTYDATVVSQIAHSRLLRVGFESDYLSFGRHQSIVAALDGQTVRGRASVEFVPIARLVEAERLWKDPAELAAFRVAGELLDRVATDVLGAIREGQIERDIAAGIDFSLKMGGFEGPAFDTIVASGPNSALPHARPGIRPLKPGDLVVLDFGGVYDGYCVDLTRTVCVGPPSAEAQRLYDAVFEAQAAALAIIQPGVRVSEVDRAARDVLERLGLGSAFGHATGHGLGLEIHEEPRVGPLRADVPGVAPVSRDEMLGPGVVFTVEPGAYVAGLGGVRIEDDVAVVVGGVELLTHVSRKLLVV encoded by the coding sequence ATGCCTAATCTGACCGCAGACCTGCTGCAGGACCGCCACGAACGGGTGCGCCGCAGATTTGATGCCGATCGGCTCGATGCGCTGATCGTGACGCACCTGCCCAACGTCAGGTACCTGACCGGGTTCAGCGGCAGTGCGGCAATCGTCGTACTGACGTCAGACGAGCTGATCTTCATCACCGATGGCCGCTACGTCACCGCCGTCCGGGAATCGGTGGCACCTGTCTGCCCGACCCTCCGACTCGTCCCGGTCGATCCGACCTACGACGCCACAGTGGTCAGTCAGATCGCCCACTCCCGCCTGCTCCGGGTTGGTTTTGAATCGGACTACCTGTCCTTTGGCCGGCACCAGTCGATCGTCGCAGCTCTTGACGGACAGACCGTTCGCGGGAGGGCCAGCGTCGAATTCGTGCCGATCGCCCGCCTCGTCGAGGCCGAGCGTCTCTGGAAGGATCCGGCGGAACTGGCGGCTTTCAGGGTGGCGGGCGAACTGCTGGACCGGGTGGCGACCGACGTGCTGGGGGCAATCCGGGAGGGTCAGATCGAGCGGGACATTGCCGCCGGGATTGATTTCAGCCTCAAAATGGGCGGATTTGAGGGGCCGGCCTTCGACACCATCGTGGCGTCCGGACCCAACTCCGCCCTTCCCCATGCGCGGCCTGGCATCAGGCCGCTCAAGCCAGGCGACTTGGTCGTACTGGACTTCGGGGGCGTGTACGACGGATACTGCGTCGATCTGACACGAACGGTCTGTGTGGGCCCGCCGTCGGCTGAGGCCCAGCGTCTCTACGACGCGGTCTTCGAGGCCCAGGCGGCTGCGCTGGCGATAATCCAGCCTGGCGTACGGGTCAGCGAGGTCGATCGGGCGGCCAGGGACGTTCTGGAGAGGCTCGGTCTCGGGTCGGCGTTCGGGCACGCCACCGGGCATGGCCTTGGCCTCGAAATACACGAGGAGCCCCGGGTTGGGCCCCTTCGCGCTGATGTCCCTGGCGTCGCGCCGGTGTCGCGCGACGAGATGCTGGGGCCGGGTGTGGTATTTACCGTCGAGCCGGGCGCCTACGTCGCCGGTCTCGGCGGCGTTCGAATAGAGGATGATGTGGCCGTGGTCGTGGGCGGAGTCGAACTGCTGACCCACGTGTCGCGCAAGCTTCTGGTGGTGTAG
- the accC gene encoding acetyl-CoA carboxylase biotin carboxylase subunit: MFKKILIANRGEIALRVILACRELGIKTVAVYSEADEETLHVRFADQDVCIGPPRATDSYLNVPAIISAAEITGADAIHPGYGFLSESAYLAEVCEACHIKFIGPNPQVIRLMGDKARARRAMKKAGVPVLPGSEGTLDSEDQALKVAQDIGYPVIIKATAGGGGRGMRVVGTPSEMARAFRTASREAEAAFGVPDVYVEKYLEHPRHVEFQILGDHAGNIVHLGERECSIQRRHQKLIEESPSPALTAKMRRKMGALVVDAARRVQYTNAGTFEFLLDREGKFYFMEVNTRLQVEHGVTELVTNIDIVKEQIRIAAGERLSFKQSDIVFTGHAIECRVNAECPDTFIPSPGTIRTFSIPGGPGIRVDTAMYAEATVTPYYDSMIAKLMAYGRDREEAIARMRRALDMTIVEGIKTSIGLHRRILASPDFVAGRLDTGFMERFLAVTPKANGLAEAV, encoded by the coding sequence ATGTTCAAGAAGATCCTGATCGCCAATCGTGGTGAGATCGCTCTGCGCGTCATTCTGGCGTGCCGGGAACTGGGCATCAAGACCGTCGCCGTGTATTCGGAAGCCGACGAAGAGACGCTGCATGTCCGGTTTGCCGACCAGGACGTGTGCATCGGCCCGCCCCGAGCCACCGACAGCTATCTGAACGTGCCGGCCATCATCAGCGCAGCCGAGATCACGGGCGCCGACGCGATCCACCCCGGTTACGGGTTCCTGTCCGAAAGCGCGTATCTGGCTGAGGTCTGCGAGGCCTGCCACATCAAGTTCATCGGGCCGAATCCGCAGGTGATCCGCCTGATGGGCGACAAGGCCCGCGCCCGCAGGGCGATGAAGAAGGCGGGCGTGCCCGTGCTTCCGGGGTCGGAGGGGACGCTCGACAGCGAAGATCAGGCCCTGAAGGTCGCCCAGGACATCGGGTATCCCGTCATCATCAAGGCCACCGCCGGGGGCGGCGGCCGCGGCATGCGCGTCGTCGGCACTCCCTCAGAGATGGCCCGGGCCTTCCGGACCGCTTCGCGCGAAGCCGAGGCGGCGTTCGGCGTGCCGGACGTGTACGTCGAGAAGTACCTGGAGCATCCTCGGCACGTCGAATTCCAGATCCTCGGCGATCATGCCGGCAACATCGTGCACCTGGGCGAACGCGAATGCTCCATTCAGCGCCGCCACCAGAAGCTCATCGAGGAATCGCCGTCGCCGGCTCTGACCGCCAAGATGCGCCGGAAGATGGGAGCCCTGGTCGTCGACGCGGCGCGCCGCGTGCAGTACACCAACGCGGGTACGTTCGAATTCCTGCTCGACCGGGAAGGCAAGTTCTACTTCATGGAAGTGAACACGCGGCTCCAGGTCGAACACGGCGTCACCGAACTGGTGACCAACATCGACATCGTCAAAGAGCAGATCCGCATCGCCGCCGGCGAACGGCTGTCGTTCAAGCAGTCCGACATCGTCTTTACCGGGCACGCGATCGAGTGTCGCGTTAATGCCGAATGTCCCGACACGTTCATCCCGTCGCCGGGCACGATCAGGACGTTCAGCATCCCCGGCGGACCTGGGATTCGCGTCGACACGGCCATGTACGCCGAGGCCACCGTGACCCCGTACTATGATTCGATGATTGCCAAGCTGATGGCATACGGCCGGGACCGCGAAGAGGCGATCGCGCGGATGAGGCGGGCGCTCGACATGACCATCGTCGAGGGCATCAAGACGTCCATCGGGCTTCATCGCCGGATTCTGGCGTCCCCGGACTTCGTCGCCGGCAGACTGGATACCGGCTTCATGGAACGATTCCTCGCGGTGACGCCGAAGGCGAACGGCCTGGCCGAAGCGGTGTGA
- a CDS encoding amino acid permease, which translates to MSMWSCKSMEQLRAEAAETGEHSLKRVLGPVNLITLGIGAIIGTGIFVLTGQAAAQYAGPAIVLSMVLAGVASALAGLCYAEFASSVPIAGSAYTYGYATLGEFFAWIIGWDLILEYALGAATVAVGWSGYVVSFLHDFGIQFPAALSAAPGTVVTLVDGTSVTAVFNLPAVLITIAVTMLLIVGIKESADVNSVIVIIKVAVVILVIIAGAAFVNKANWTPFIPANTGEFGYFGWSGIARGAGVIFFAYIGFDAVSTAAQEAKNPRRDMPIGILGSLVICTVLYIAVSLVMVGLVPYTQLGVPAPMAVAIDAARVQAQGTGWAWFIDMLPFMVKLGAIAGLSSVMVVMMLGQPRIFYSMAHDGLLPAWAKKIHPRFRTPHITTIVTGVAVALAAGFTKISILGELVSVGTLLAFVIVSLGIIFLRKNRPDVIAPFRTPFVPLVPILSALVSLALMASLPLPTWERLIVWMIIGIAIYFGYGRRHSELSKRLAAGAKG; encoded by the coding sequence ATGTCGATGTGGTCATGCAAGTCGATGGAGCAGTTGAGGGCCGAGGCGGCCGAGACCGGTGAGCATAGCCTGAAGCGCGTGCTCGGACCCGTCAACCTCATTACCCTTGGCATTGGCGCGATTATCGGGACGGGCATCTTCGTCCTGACCGGGCAGGCGGCCGCGCAGTACGCCGGGCCGGCGATCGTGCTGTCGATGGTGCTGGCCGGAGTGGCCAGTGCGTTGGCGGGCCTGTGCTACGCGGAATTCGCGTCGAGTGTGCCGATCGCGGGCTCGGCGTACACGTACGGTTACGCGACGCTGGGCGAGTTCTTCGCCTGGATCATCGGGTGGGACCTGATCCTCGAATATGCCCTCGGCGCGGCCACGGTGGCTGTCGGCTGGTCGGGCTATGTGGTCAGCTTCCTCCACGATTTCGGCATCCAGTTTCCCGCCGCTCTGAGTGCGGCGCCCGGGACTGTCGTCACGCTCGTGGATGGCACGTCGGTGACGGCGGTCTTCAATCTGCCGGCCGTCCTCATCACGATCGCCGTGACGATGCTCCTGATTGTCGGGATCAAGGAATCCGCCGACGTCAACTCCGTCATCGTCATTATCAAGGTCGCCGTGGTGATCCTGGTCATCATTGCCGGCGCCGCGTTCGTGAACAAGGCGAACTGGACGCCGTTTATCCCGGCCAACACCGGGGAGTTCGGCTACTTCGGGTGGAGTGGCATCGCCCGGGGAGCCGGCGTGATCTTCTTCGCGTACATCGGGTTTGATGCCGTGTCGACGGCCGCGCAGGAAGCGAAGAACCCGCGGCGCGACATGCCGATCGGGATTCTGGGATCACTGGTCATCTGCACGGTGCTCTACATTGCCGTGTCGCTCGTCATGGTCGGCCTCGTGCCCTACACGCAGTTGGGCGTGCCGGCACCGATGGCGGTCGCGATCGACGCCGCGAGGGTGCAGGCGCAGGGGACGGGCTGGGCGTGGTTCATCGACATGCTGCCGTTCATGGTGAAGCTCGGCGCCATTGCCGGCTTGAGCTCGGTGATGGTGGTGATGATGCTCGGCCAGCCGCGCATCTTCTACTCAATGGCCCACGATGGGCTGCTGCCGGCCTGGGCAAAGAAGATCCACCCGCGATTCCGCACGCCGCACATCACGACCATCGTGACGGGCGTCGCCGTGGCGCTCGCCGCGGGGTTCACGAAGATCAGCATCCTGGGCGAACTGGTGAGCGTCGGGACGCTGCTGGCCTTCGTCATCGTGTCGCTCGGGATCATCTTCCTCCGGAAAAACCGGCCCGACGTCATCGCGCCGTTCCGCACGCCGTTCGTGCCGCTGGTGCCGATCCTGTCGGCGCTTGTGTCGCTGGCGCTGATGGCCAGCCTGCCGCTGCCCACCTGGGAGCGGCTGATCGTGTGGATGATCATCGGCATCGCCATCTACTTCGGGTATGGCCGCCGCCACAGCGAGCTGAGCAAGCGGCTCGCGGCCGGCGCCAAGGGCTAG
- the coaE gene encoding dephospho-CoA kinase (Dephospho-CoA kinase (CoaE) performs the final step in coenzyme A biosynthesis.) produces the protein MLRVAMTGGIGTGKSAVLVTLAELRVPVLDADPVAHSVMARGTAGAAAVRMRFGERVLLPDGNIDRRELGRIVFGDDQARRDLEAIIHPDVYRTIQAWMAAQAGRGSVMAVAEIQLLFESGKAADFDRILVVACAPEAQIRRVMRRSKLPESEVRQRVAAQIPLDEKIQRASYVIWTDGTLDDTRNRTTEVWRALMRDAGA, from the coding sequence ATGCTGCGCGTCGCGATGACCGGCGGAATCGGCACGGGCAAGAGCGCGGTGCTCGTCACCCTGGCCGAACTCAGAGTGCCGGTGCTCGATGCCGATCCGGTCGCACATTCGGTGATGGCCAGGGGCACGGCAGGCGCGGCCGCCGTCCGAATGCGGTTCGGCGAGCGGGTGCTGCTTCCCGACGGCAACATCGACCGCCGCGAGCTCGGTCGGATCGTGTTTGGCGACGATCAGGCGAGGCGGGATCTCGAAGCCATCATCCACCCGGACGTCTACCGGACCATTCAGGCGTGGATGGCCGCACAGGCGGGGCGAGGCAGCGTGATGGCGGTGGCGGAGATCCAGCTGTTGTTCGAGAGTGGCAAAGCCGCCGACTTCGACAGGATTCTCGTTGTGGCCTGCGCGCCGGAGGCCCAGATCCGGCGGGTGATGCGGAGGTCGAAGCTGCCCGAGTCGGAGGTGCGGCAGCGCGTGGCCGCGCAGATCCCGCTCGACGAGAAAATCCAGCGCGCCAGCTATGTCATCTGGACCGATGGCACGCTCGACGATACACGCAACCGGACCACGG